Proteins from a genomic interval of Syngnathus acus chromosome 4, fSynAcu1.2, whole genome shotgun sequence:
- the LOC119121739 gene encoding cyclin-dependent kinase-like 5 isoform X3 → MNKFEVLGIVGEGAYGVVLKCRHKDTNEIVAIKKFKDSEENEEVKETTLRELKMLRTLKQENIVELKEAFRRRGKLYLVFEYVEKNMLELLEELPNGVPADKARSYIYQLIKAIHWCHKHDIVHRDIKPENLLISSDDVLKLCDFGFARNLSEGTDANYTEYVATRWYRSPELLLGAPYGKAVDMWSVGCILGELSDGQPLFPGESEIDQLFTIQKVLGPLPPEQMKLFYSNPRFHGLRFPTVNHPQTLERRYLGIIGGALLDLLKSLLLLNPGERFLTEQGLNHHAFQSQRLAERTGPPTPTPVRSSKRKPHHGDTTPSRSHGLKSSGSHRSSTRDCSSLPRHEDLHPSSNSGESGGGGGGFLNGNLPTAINLSPTLHPKSYPAQIFNHSASCGVDLPHLLGPSDANKGDFDVSPGPKGSDGPGAKYLKSNFRSQQHRHSFVEGKTSTLQSAEKHGRHGYVEAPAPKFSYLNLSKSYGTLSDAKSVGNLNDVHLYADEPAARYFPSSCLDLTAPSSPAVRRSDRRGSTRAERESNTLDSSFRRSSARRKDSPDGPDPNEGGGGGGHVHSLSAPHEPYAQGYSSPFSSQQRPHRHSMYVRRDHQRTHGGDDGLLVGQGAPTRASSLQLLSPQLQHRTLPRHSASREEDMSRVGLYHEPQVEDGASSKENRNIYSESMPRKVGSFYRVPSPRPDNSFHDGRSQVRSSGMTGDPGSLANHSKRQTAFDPWTGPDTVVLNTAEPSKEKEKQGFFRAIKKKKKKPQMVPSEEAVLQKSSRSHQSSRHRSRDKSRERERERDKEWADKMADSHSPSQPLKSLRKLLHLSSSSSNQTAASDMRYQQLPGPGPQGAFSDGRGHSGVNTPQMKSRQSAYPQLEPGWHAGNPYPEQMAVKGGQNGHGFGRPSRSRMANLNDLKETAL, encoded by the exons ATGAATAAATTTGAGGTCCTTGGGATTGTGGGTGAAG GTGCCTATGGAGTTGTTCTCAAGTGCCGACACAAG GACACCAATGAAATTGTGGCCATAAAGAAATTCAAAGACAGTGAAG AAAATGAGGAGGTCAAAGAAACGACGCTGCGGGAGCTCAAGATGCTGCGCACGCTCAAGCAGGAGAACATCGTGGAGCTCAAAGAGGCTTTCCGGCGGCGAGGCAAGCTCTACCTGGTCTTTGAGTACGTGGAGAAG AACATGCTGGAGCTGCTAGAGGAGCTCCCCAACGGAGTTCCTGCCGACAAGGCACGCAGCTACATCTACCAGCTGATCAAAGCCATCCACTGGTGCCACAAGCATGACATCGTTCATCGGG ACATCAAGCCGGAGAACCTTCTCATCAGCTCTGACGACGTTCTCAAGTTGTGCGACTTTG GATTTGCACGCAACCTCTCAGAGGGAACGGACGCTAACTACACCGAGTACGTAGCCACCAGGTGGTACCGCTCTCCGGAGCTCCTGCTCGG GGCTCCGTACGGCAAAGCGGTGGACATGTGGTCGGTGGGCTGCATCTTGGGAGAGCTGAGCGACGGACAGCCCCTCTTCCCGGGCGAGAGTGAGAtcgaccagctcttcaccatCCAGAAAGTTCTGGGGCCTCTTCCGCCAGAGCAGATGAAGCTCTTCTACAGCAACCCTCGCTTCCACGGACtgcgg TTCCCTACCGTAAACCACCCACAGACACTGGAGCGCCGATACCTGGGGATCATCGGCGGAGCCCTGCTGGACCTGTTGAAG AGTCTTTTGTTACTCAACCCGGGCGAGCGGTTCTTGACGGAGCAGGGCCTCAACCACCATGCCTTCCAGTCGCAGAGGCTGGCAGAGCGGACCGGGCCTCCCACGCCGACGCCAGTGCGCTCCTCCAAGAGGAAGCCCCACCACGGAGACACCACGCCCAGCAG GAGTCACGGCCTGAAGAGCTCGGGCAGCCATCGCTCCAGCACGCGCGACTGCTCCAGCTTGCCTCGCCACGAAGACCTCCACCCCAGCAGCAACAGCGGCGAGagcggcggcggaggaggaggcttCCTCAACGGCAACCTGCCGACAGCAATCAACCTGAGCCCCACGCTGCACCCCAAGAGCTATCCGGCGCAGATCTTCAACCACTCGGCCTCGTGCGGCGTGGACCTGCCCCACCTGCTTGGCCCCTCTGACGCCAACAAGGGCGACTTTGACGTCAGCCCGGGCCCCAAGGGCTCCGACGGCCCCGGAGCCAAGTACCTCAAATCTAACTTTCGCTCGCAGCAGCACCGCCACTCCTTCGTGGAGGGCAAGACCAGCACCTTGCAGTCGGCGGAGAAGCACGGCCGCCACGGCTACGTGGAGGCCCCTGCGCCCAAGTTCTCCTACCTGAATCTGTCCAAGAGCTACGGCACGCTCAGCGACGCCAAGTCGGTGGGCAACCTGAACGACGTGCACCTATATGCCGACGAGCCAGCCGCCCGCTACTTCCCCTCCAGCTGCCTGGACCTAACGGCGCCCAGCAGCCCGGCGGTGCGGCGCTCGGATCGCCGGGGGAGCACGCGCGCCGAGCGCGAGAGCAACACCCTGGACTCGTCCTTCCGTCGCTCGTCAGCCCGCCGCAAGGACTCGCCGGACGGCCCGGACCCCAACGAGGGCGGCGGAGGCGGTGGCCACGTGCACTCTCTGTCGGCCCCGCACGAGCCCTATGCTCAGGGCTACAGCAGCCCCTTTTCGTCGCAACAGAGACCACACCGCCATTCCATGTACGTGCGGCGGGACCACCAGAGGACTCACGGGGGCGACGACGGACTCCTTGTGGGCCAGGGGGCGCCCACCCGGGCCAGCAGCCTGCAGCTGCTGTCGCCGCAGCTGCAGCACCGCACGTTGCCTCGCCACTCGGCCTCCAGGGAGGAGGATATGAGCCGG GTGGGCCTGTACCATGAGCCTCAGGTGGAAGATGGCGCATCGTCTAAGGAGAACCGCAACATCTACAGCGAATCCATGCCCCGCAAGGTCGGGAGCTTCTACAGAG TCCCTTCTCCTCGGCCAGACAATTCCTTCCACGACGGCCGCTCCCAGGTGCGAAGCTCGGGCATGACAGGCGATCCCGGCAGCCTGGCCAACCACTCCAAACGCCAGACCGCTTTCGACCCCTG GACGGGTCCGGACACGGTGGTGCTGAATACGGCCGAGCCGTCcaaggagaaagaaaagcagGGTTTCTTCAGAGCaataaagaagaagaagaaaaagcctCAAATG GTTCCCAGTGAAGAGGCGGTGCTGCAGAAGTCGTCGCGTTCCCACCAGAGCAGTCGCCACCGGAGCCGCGACAAGAGTCGAGAGCGGGAACGCGAGCGGGACAAAGAGTGGGCCGACAAGATGGCTGACTCGCACTCGCCG AGCCAACCGCTCAAGTCGCTGCGCAAACTCCTGCacctctcctcatcctcatccaATCAGACGGCGGCGTCCGACATGCGCTACCAGCAGCTGCCAGGCCCCGGCCCCCAGGGGGCCTTCTCGGACGGGCGCGGCCACTCGGGGGTCAACACCCCGCAAATGAAGAGCAGGCAGTCAGCCTACCCGCAGCTAGAGCCCGGCTGGCATGCCGGCAACCCTTACCCCGAGCAGATGGCCGTCAAGGGGGGCCAGAACGGCCATGGCTTCGGGCGCCCCTCCAGGTCCCGCATGGCCAACCTCAACGACCTGAAAGAGACGGCGCTGTGa